The following DNA comes from Fervidibacillus albus.
TACAAACACCTGTATAAATATCATGGGCGCGTAATCGGTCATCACCATTATTTAATTTTAAATCGAGGAAATCTTCTATATCCCGGTGCCACACATCCAGATAGACTGTGATTGCACCCTTTCTCGTTCCTAACTGATCTACGCTTACGGCCGTGTTATTCAATTGCTTAATCCAAGGAATAACACCGCTCGACATTCCTTTGAATCCTTTGATCGAGCTCCCTCTTGCTCGTACCTTTCCCATATAAACACCGATGCCACCACCATTTTTCGAAAGTTGAGCAATGTCCGTATTACTGTCGTAAATGCCTTGTAAACTATCATTTACGGTATCGATAAAACAGCTGGATAATTGACCATAACTTTTCCCTGCATTTGCCAACGTCGGTGTCGCAACAGTCATATATAAATTGCTCAATGCCCAATACGCTTCTTCCACATATTTACTTCGTTTCGGAACAGATTCATCTTGCATAAGATACATGGCAATCACCATCCACCGTTCTTGCGGCAGTTCATACACATTTCTTCGATGATCCGTTGCCAAATAACGGTTCGCCAACGTATAGATACCGGGATACGTAAAAAGTTCATCCCTTTCCGGTTTAATGAGTCCACCGAAATAGTCGATTTCTTCTTTCGAGTATTTCGTAACAATAGAAGGGGAATAGATTCCTTTTTCCGTTAAGCTTTTCACTAATTGGTAAAAGGATCCGTAACGAAAATCAGGGGAGTAATTTCGATTTTTAGCAGCCTGTTCATACAACTGATGTAAATAAATTCTTGCCGCAAAAAAGGTCCATTCGGCATTGGCTTCATCTATATTTTCTAAAGCATATTTCACAAGCATATCGTATTTCTCGTCAACGGTAAGGCTTGTACCACTCATCCATTGTATTTTTTCTTTATATGTCTCAGTAGAAATATTTAACCCCTTTGCCCATTCATCAACGAAATCAACCACTTGATCCATTTTAGATAAACGATTCATCGACATGGAAATCTCTCCTTAATTTTGGAATAAAAAAACCGCTCATCTCCGGGATGAACGGTGGTAAAATCGATAGAATTCAAGTAAAAATGGCAAAAAAAGCCCACGTAAACACCTTCTATCGCTTCACCATTCCCACACCCCGGAGAAGTGAAACTCGAATTATGGCAGGTCTCCTGGCTCATGCTTCGTCCTACTCAAGCCCTTCCCATATTGTCACCGATGAAGCAAACAATACAGTGGATTGCTTTTTCGTCCACACTTACAGTTGCGGGGGCAGCTCCAGACTCTCACTGGATTCCCTTTTCAGACAGGGCGAACTGTCACCATAACCGAAACACTATATATTGTATATTGTATTGAATGATATCTATATATTGAATTCTATCACTTTCATTATGAAGATTCAATATCGTTCATGACGAGTATATGTCAAGTTTTTCTCGATGTTGCTTAACAATGCTGATTCCAGTCTCTAATTTTGTACACCTTTTTCGGCTACCTCGCTATCGCTTGCTGGCCTTAGTATTACGTTATGTTCTAATAAACAAAAACATAACGCAATACCAAGGAAACTACCGTAAACTCTTCATTAAATTCCTAATCGCAGATGAATCTATTATTTTAATATTTTTATTATTTTTTTTTTTGATATACTCTTGGTAAACGGCTTTTCAAGTTTGGAGGTTCCAAGGAGGCAGAAATTAATTTTTATAATATAAAGCTTTCGGAACGTTGCAAAAACAACCATTTGCACTCCCCTTATATCAAGATATGAATATAACAATTAGAAAAATATTTTTTATCGATAGTGTTCATATCATCCTTCATCGGATTTAGTTTCAATTAAAAAAGTGGGGTTGGTCAAATGATTCATTTCGTTATGAAACGTATCATCAATCGAAAGTCCATTACATTTATCACCATTTTAGCCATGACGACGATTTTCACACTCATTCCAATCGGCATCCAACTTTCACAAGATGCAAGACTCTCTGTGGAAACGACGATCGAAAAATACGGAAGAGGTTCTTACGACATTTTAGTCCGTCCGAAAGACTCAAGAACCGATATTGAAAAGTCGTTTGGGATTGTCGAAGAAAACTATATTGGCGACAGTTCGGGAGGCATCTCTCTTGAAGAATGGGAGGAAATTAAACAAAACGCAGATATTGAGGTTGCCGCACCGGTTGCTTCAGTAGGATACTTTACCGGAAATCAAACATCGGTCCAATTGCCATTTGTGGAATATCCGGCAAGATTTACGTGGCAGTTTTTTACAACCGATGGGGTTCATCGTTATCCAATTAGTGATCAACACTCACTTACTTACTTTGAATATTACTATGGAAATGGAGAGTGGCCCGAATATTTTACGACTAATTGGGACGTAATTGGTGCGCGAATGGGACTATGGTTACCTCTAAATTATTACTTAGTTGTTGCCATCGATGTGGAAAGCGAAGGAAAATTAACAGGCATTGACTTTACCGGTTTGAACAAATCGGTGGCAGCAGCACCTGATTCGGACGCTTTACAATCTTGGTTACAAGATCGGGGTGATCCGCCTGTTATTCCTGTTTTGCAAAGGGAAGATTTACACATTCCTTTATACATATCTGTAAAAGAGGAGAAATTAGATATTTCACTCGCTGAATATAAAGCGAAATACAAAGTAGATAAAGAACGACCTATTTATTCTGTAGATAGGGGATATTGGGAAGCATTAGAAAATGATTTAAGAAGCCAACCTGCTATAGAAACAGCGGAATATGATGTCGATTTAAGTCAATTCCAATCGCCTTTTAATGGGACATTTGTAGTTATTACAAACGATTATACCGTCGAAAAAGGAATAGGTGGTTCTCTCAGTAACGATACGAGCATTTATTATACAGCTTCAAAAATCAATTACCAGATTGAGGATGATTCAATCCAAGTGAACAAGGTCCAAGACGGGAATCCACCAACATATAAAGAAGTGACGAAACATGGGGAAAGTTATTTAGAGACAGAATCTCCTCCCTTTATCGTTTGGCAAATGGGAACATTTCAAGTACCGGAAACGGAAAAACAACTCACATCCAGTCCATTAGGCATCTACTCGTCCGAAGAAGTAAAAACGATGGACGGTACAACACTGACACCAACGCCTTATCCGGGAAGCTTTATTTCCGCTCCTGCAGCAGGTGTGACAACCCTCGAAGCGGCAGAAATCATTAAGGGTGATCACCCAATTGATGCCATCCGAATTAAGGTTGCCGGTATAAAACAATATAATGCTGATGCGCAAGAAAAGATTGAACGTGTAGCCAGTGATTTGGTAAATAAAGGGTACGAAGTGGATATTGTGGCAGGTTCTTCGTTTAAAGAACAGCAAATGGAGGTCGAAGGAATCGGAACTGTTCTTTCTCCTTGGACTACATTAGGCGTTGCCCAAACATTAACGACAAGTTGGAATCGTATCGCCCTAGTCCATATTATTTTATTTTCAGTTTTTGGACTTGTATGGTTTGCTTCACGTTTGCTGTACGAGCGAAATGCACTATTAGAAGAAAATCGTCTGTTATCCATGATTGGTTGGACAAACAAACAAATTCGCCGAAAAAACTATACCGAGCAAATTGTTTTGTTAACATTAGCTACGATCTTTAGTCTTTGCATTTTGTTGTTGTTAAACCGGAATATGCATCCATTTCTTTACTCGATTCCCCTTTTATTTTGGATTCTTTCCATCCTGTTTGTATGCGTACTGTTTACTAATAAAAAGGAAAGAACGAAAAATGAACACAAATATCGAAAATGGGCGAGTTTTTTTCATTACCGGCATTTAATTTTGCCTGTTATGGGTGTGATATTTATATCGGTAATCTTCGTTGGTCTGCAAACAACGGCCATGATCCAAGGGATCATTGAAGCGAAAAAAACGACCCTTGGTGATTTCGCTACTAACGAATTATTCTATATCAACATCTTTCTACTAACGACGACTCTTTTTCTTACATTTACAAGTGTTAGTGAAGCGATGAAAGCCATATTCACCAATCGACAAAAGGAATTCCAAATGTATTATACGATCGGTTGGACGAAAAAGATGATCAAAAGGCATTTATTGAAAGAGGTAGCCGTTTGGGCAGGAATTTCCGTAATCTTAGGTGTCATGTTTAGTTTTTCTCTTTTCCTTATCATGGATCTTTCACTAAAATGGACGTTCGTTATATTGCTTAGCAGTATTGGTCTATTCCTTCTTCCGTTACTATTAACAAATAGTGTTACAAAACAGATACAAGTGTAACATTATTCCGAATGAAATCACTGTTTGCGGATCACGAATTCAAAAAATAAACGTTGACGCATGAAAAAAACCGGTTCCGAAGAATCCGATTCCTTCTATGTACATCGCGAAAAAACATTGTTTCTAACGAAGGATCGATTAATCGGTTCCGGTTTTTTCGTAAAAAATGTTATAGAAATGATGGTTTTTCCTATTTCGCAAATCCTTTTGTGCGATCCCAACGAGTTTTGCCATGAAAATCACTGCTGATCGTCAGAATAAAGGTTATTCATCGTCTCGATTTCCGTATATCCAGTCGTATCCTTTTCAAATATGCTCGGATCCACAGGTTCATTAAATTCGATTTTAATGATTTGAATGTGATATTTCACTTCACCAGCCTCATCAAACACTTTTAAATCAAGGGTAACCCCCGTTTCTTGATCAACAATCCATTCAAAGTTTCCATATAAATTTTCACTTTGTGTGCGATCAATCGTACCGGTAATCTTGGAACCTTTTCTATTCATAAATTCCGTTTCTTCAATCGACCAGCTATCAAAATCAACAAGAAATTGAATAAACTCGGACCTTACGATGTTCAACCCTGCAGTACTTATATAACTTTCGAGAGAATCAGATATTTGTAAAATTTCTTCAAACAAATCGGAAGTATCCTCCTCTGACTCGTTCGATCCAATGAGCGGATAAACCCCAAATTTTTTTTCCTTTTCATAAAAGTCCGTTTTCGTATTCTTCTTTGCGTCTAAAATAATCGTGTATGAATCCGTTTGGATCATTGACTTTTCGTTAATAACATCAATCGCAAATTGATATTTTTCTACGCCGTAATTATTATCAATTACTTCATATGAACATTTTAACGTTTGAAATTGACTAGGATTATACATTTTGGAAATCAATTCCATCTTCTCTGGATATTTCGCATTCGTTTCCACTTGTTGATCAATTTATTTTACATTTTTCCTCATTTTGAATCAAGCGATATTTCCGAAGATACCATTTAATGTGAATAGATATATAAATATAATAATTTTTATAATTATAGCTTTTATTCAAATCAGAATTAAGCAAATATATTTAATTAGAAAGACCACAATGTGGATCAATGAATGTTACAGAAGAATCGACATACGTTTCTTTTACTAATCAAGAACTTTTTTATTTTTTTACGGAATTTGGTATAATACACTTGTAATTATTTTAATTACATGATTGATCATAAAGGTGGTGGCGGAAATGTCAATCAGCAGTCGGTTTGCAGTCGGCGTTCATATATTGGCGTTCATCGAATTGAATAAAGTGAATGTATCGTCTTCCGAGTTCATTGCAAAAAGTGTAAACACAAATCCAGCTTTGATTCGAAAGATGATGGGCATGTTAAAAAGAGCGGGATTAATCGAGGTCCATCCTGGTATTGCGGGGGCTAAACTGGCAAAAAAACCATCTGAAATTACATTGTTGGATGTTTATAAGGCTGTAAATGTTGTCGGTAAAAATCAGTTATTTCGTATACATGAACATCCAAATCCAAATTGCCCCGTCGGAAGAAATATCCAACATTCGATTGAACCGATCTTTGCAGCAGCCCAATTGGAAATGGAAAATTTTTTAAAAAAATTCACGTTGGAAGATATTGTGAAGGATATTGCTAGAAAGGAACATATTGGATAAAACATAAAAAGGTGCAGTACAGACGATCGGTTTGTACTGCGATTTTTATCCAGTAGTTATGAGCATAATACTTGTAAAACATTTACTGTTCCTTTTTGAATCAACATCAATCGATAGATTCCAAAATGTTATGATACTTCATTACGAGAAAGAAACCTACCCTTTCTCAATACATCACGAAACTCTTTTCCCATTACTTCATCCGAATTTTTTCACATGCAGACATGAGATGTGAAAATTCTTTTTAGTGCAAGATTGGATTCGTTCGACTGTCAAAAAGAAGCACTGATTGGCTACCTTTAAATTAACAGTTTTTCCATTGCCATAACATCTACAAATTTTCCATCTAGTACTCCTTGCTTTTCAAATATACCTACCTCTCGAAATCCTTTCTTTCGATACAAATTTTGACCGCTTTGATTAAATGGAAATGTGAATAAGACGAGCTTGTAAAATTCATTTTCCTTTGCTTTTTCTTCAAGGGCTGAAAGAAGTATTGAACCCAATCCTTTCCCTCTCCATGATCTTTCAATATAAATGGATATATCAGCAACACCATCATAAACACAGCGATGGGAATAAGGGTTTAATGAAGCCCATCCTCTTATTTTTTCATCACCGATTACAAGAACAGAATAGCGCTCTGGCCGATGACGAAACCAATGGTTCATATCATCAATCGATTTTAAATCTTGTTCTAATGTAGCGATTCGATCCTCAATTCCTTGGTTATAAATCGTAAGAATCTCCAAAAGGTCATCCTCTCTCGCTTGCCGGACATTCCAATTTTTCGTCATCGCCAATCTACCTTTCTTTTACGAAAATGAGAATATCATTTCGATAACTCACATACCCGATCAAGTTTCACTATTCCATTCCCAACGTGCCATAAACGAATGGAAACTGACTCACTTATTCCTTGCTAATCGTTCGAATCTTCTCCGCTTTTCCCACTCTTTTCGCTTGTAGTAGGAAGCAAATAATAGAAAAATCCGTTACACATCGCAAAAACAACGAAAATCAATCCATTATTGAGCATCACCTCGAATTTACGTTCAAGTTATAATGTTCGTAAAATTTTATCCATCGTTTTTCCTTTCGCTAGTTCATCGATTAGCTTATCCAAATAACGAATTTCCTTCATCGTTGGTTCTTCAATATTTTCCACTCGAACGCCGCAAACGACACCTTTGATCAACGTCCGTGCAGGATTCAATCGGGGAGCTTCCGCAAAGAAGGTGGCAAAGTCCGTTTGTTTCTCTAAATGCGATTCTATTTCTTCCTGACTGTATCCCGTCAACCAACGAATGATTTCATCAACTTCCGATTTTGTACGCCCTTTTTTCTCTGCTTTCGTAATATAATGAGGATACACTTTCGCAACACTCATTGAATAGATTTGATGTTTGGGCATGCTTATCCTCCCTTCGTTTTCATCTGTCGTGTAGTATGGCATTTTTTTCTCGTTTGAAACGAATTCTTTGTTCTTCCTTTACAGAAAATTGTATGACATATTCGTCCTATACGTTTAATCCGCCAGTGTGCTTCCCTCAAATGGTCCCGTCAATATTAAATGTCGCAACAAAAATAGATTACGGAGAATTGTTAAACCGATTTCGATTTTTTCCATCTCCGCCAAACAATCAACAAAAATAGAGTGTACAAAACCAAAATGCCAACATATACACTATCAATTTTCAAAAAATGATTATTCAATATCAATGAAATGAATGCTAGCATTGACGCACGAAAATGGATTGACTTATATTTTTCATCACTCATATCGAATCACCTCTTCTTTTTGATCAAACAGTGAAACGATTAAAGTCCTTTACGACACAATTGGATTTACTAAGCTGAATAAGAAAACGATTCTATTTAATGGTTAATTTTTTATTGGTGGATTGGACAGTTAATCATATTCAGACTCTATATGGTTATACGATTGATTTAGGGAATGGTTTCGTTAATCTCTTTGCTACATGCCTTAATTTCTTCCCGTTCTCCACTTCGAGATTTTACTGGGTATTAACTTTTCTACAGATGCCGGACTTTTTTACAAGGAGATACCTGATTTCTCAGCTTCTCCAACTTTTGGATGTACAAATAAAATTGCAATAAATTGAATTTCATAGTTCTTTACATTTATAATTCTAAGTTTTGTGCTATCGGTCGAACTTGGCATAACAAACACTTTTATTGTAACCGGCTGCTTAAATCGCTAAGCAAGGACTTCTTACAGGGAGATACTTGCTTTATGCCAAAATAAACTATTACTTAAATCATTACCATCATACAGCCGTTTCTGTTTTTGTACTTTGTATATTAAACATTTCACGATTTTTATATACAAGCAAAACCACGAAAAATTGCCATAAGCCACAAAATAAAAATACATAATTCGCACCAAAATGATCAGCTATTAGTCCACCTAAAAAATTTGATAATGGAATTAATACAACACTGGCCGCTTGTAAAAGGGTAGACACACGCCCTCTGTATTCATCGGGAATGATTAGAATTTGTACTGAATGTGACATACTCCCACCACCTACGCTTCGCTTAGAGGTGGGGGCTTCTCGGGTAATCCCATCTCATGATGGGAAGTTGGCCGAGCGATCCCCGTGTGTCCCACGGTTCGAGGATAAGTTAGGCTATCACTAATCGTTTCATGCCCTCATGTTTGATATTGATTGCCGCATTGACGTCCCTGTCGCTTTCGAATCCACATTCACACCGGAATGTACGCTCAGAAAGCGATAGAGACTCCCTGACTTGACCGCAACACGAACACGTTTTGGATGAGGGGAACCATTTGTCGATTTTGATCAGTTTCTTCCCCTGTTCTGCCAACTTGTACTGAAGGAAAGAGGTGAACATGCCCCAGCCGTTATCATGAACGCTTTGACCGAAATGGAGGGCTTGTGACATACCTTTCATGTTGAGGTCTTCGATCACGACACAATCATATCGTTTTGCTAATTTGTGTGATTCCTTATGCAGAAAGTCTTTTCGTTGGTTCGCAATTTTTTCATGTACCTTTGCAACTTTCAGACGCTGTTTATGCCAACGATTAGAACCTTTCTTTCTGCGTGATAGAATGCGCTGTTCCTTCGCTAATGTTTCCAATGCTTTACGATAGAATCGAGGATAATTGGCTCTCTTACCCTCGCTATCGACGTACAGCGTATTCATGGAAAAATCAAGCCCAACAACCGTTTGCACTTCTTTTGGTACAGGTTGATGTTCGGACTCTGTGAGAATAGAAACATAGTATTTTCCTGTTTTTGTTTTCGTGATCGTACAAGCCTTGATGATATGGTGAGCAGGAATCTCCCGATGTTGCTTGAACTTGACCCATTTCAGTTTGGGTAACTTGATATAGCCATCTGAAAGCTTAATGTTGCCATTCACCACATTTGTGGTGTACGACTGTTTCGCCTTGCGGTTTTTGAACTTTGGAAATCCAACACGACCAGAAAAGAAGTTTTGAAACGCTTTCTGCAAATTCAATTGGGCGTTTGCCAGCGCAAGGCTATCCACTTCTTTAAGCCAAGGAAACTCCTTTTTGTACTTAGCAGGGGTCGGAAATTTTTGTTTTTTCAAAGCTTCTTTGTCGTCTTTGAACTTTTCATAAATTTGTATGCGTTCTTCAAGCATTTTGTTGTAAATGAAACGGACACAACCAAAGGTT
Coding sequences within:
- a CDS encoding ABC transporter permease, producing MIHFVMKRIINRKSITFITILAMTTIFTLIPIGIQLSQDARLSVETTIEKYGRGSYDILVRPKDSRTDIEKSFGIVEENYIGDSSGGISLEEWEEIKQNADIEVAAPVASVGYFTGNQTSVQLPFVEYPARFTWQFFTTDGVHRYPISDQHSLTYFEYYYGNGEWPEYFTTNWDVIGARMGLWLPLNYYLVVAIDVESEGKLTGIDFTGLNKSVAAAPDSDALQSWLQDRGDPPVIPVLQREDLHIPLYISVKEEKLDISLAEYKAKYKVDKERPIYSVDRGYWEALENDLRSQPAIETAEYDVDLSQFQSPFNGTFVVITNDYTVEKGIGGSLSNDTSIYYTASKINYQIEDDSIQVNKVQDGNPPTYKEVTKHGESYLETESPPFIVWQMGTFQVPETEKQLTSSPLGIYSSEEVKTMDGTTLTPTPYPGSFISAPAAGVTTLEAAEIIKGDHPIDAIRIKVAGIKQYNADAQEKIERVASDLVNKGYEVDIVAGSSFKEQQMEVEGIGTVLSPWTTLGVAQTLTTSWNRIALVHIILFSVFGLVWFASRLLYERNALLEENRLLSMIGWTNKQIRRKNYTEQIVLLTLATIFSLCILLLLNRNMHPFLYSIPLLFWILSILFVCVLFTNKKERTKNEHKYRKWASFFHYRHLILPVMGVIFISVIFVGLQTTAMIQGIIEAKKTTLGDFATNELFYINIFLLTTTLFLTFTSVSEAMKAIFTNRQKEFQMYYTIGWTKKMIKRHLLKEVAVWAGISVILGVMFSFSLFLIMDLSLKWTFVILLSSIGLFLLPLLLTNSVTKQIQV
- a CDS encoding Rrf2 family transcriptional regulator, with product MSISSRFAVGVHILAFIELNKVNVSSSEFIAKSVNTNPALIRKMMGMLKRAGLIEVHPGIAGAKLAKKPSEITLLDVYKAVNVVGKNQLFRIHEHPNPNCPVGRNIQHSIEPIFAAAQLEMENFLKKFTLEDIVKDIARKEHIG
- a CDS encoding arsinothricin resistance N-acetyltransferase ArsN1 family A, whose protein sequence is MTKNWNVRQAREDDLLEILTIYNQGIEDRIATLEQDLKSIDDMNHWFRHRPERYSVLVIGDEKIRGWASLNPYSHRCVYDGVADISIYIERSWRGKGLGSILLSALEEKAKENEFYKLVLFTFPFNQSGQNLYRKKGFREVGIFEKQGVLDGKFVDVMAMEKLLI
- a CDS encoding DUF2200 domain-containing protein, which translates into the protein MPKHQIYSMSVAKVYPHYITKAEKKGRTKSEVDEIIRWLTGYSQEEIESHLEKQTDFATFFAEAPRLNPARTLIKGVVCGVRVENIEEPTMKEIRYLDKLIDELAKGKTMDKILRTL
- a CDS encoding RNA-guided endonuclease InsQ/TnpB family protein; the protein is MINKAYQFRLHPTKEQEQLLAKTFGCVRFIYNKMLEERIQIYEKFKDDKEALKKQKFPTPAKYKKEFPWLKEVDSLALANAQLNLQKAFQNFFSGRVGFPKFKNRKAKQSYTTNVVNGNIKLSDGYIKLPKLKWVKFKQHREIPAHHIIKACTITKTKTGKYYVSILTESEHQPVPKEVQTVVGLDFSMNTLYVDSEGKRANYPRFYRKALETLAKEQRILSRRKKGSNRWHKQRLKVAKVHEKIANQRKDFLHKESHKLAKRYDCVVIEDLNMKGMSQALHFGQSVHDNGWGMFTSFLQYKLAEQGKKLIKIDKWFPSSKTCSCCGQVRESLSLSERTFRCECGFESDRDVNAAINIKHEGMKRLVIA